A genomic window from Pseudocitrobacter corydidari includes:
- the oppF gene encoding murein tripeptide/oligopeptide ABC transporter ATP-binding protein OppF gives MNAVTEDRKILLEIADLKVHFDIKDGKQWFWQPAKTLKAVDGVTLRLYEGETLGVVGESGCGKSTFARAIIGLVKATDGRVAWLGKDLLGMKPDEWRDVRSDIQMIFQDPLASLNPRMTIGEIIAEPLRTYHPKMPRQEVRDRVKAMMMKVGLLPNLVNRYPHEFSGGQCQRIGIARALILEPKLIICDEPVSALDVSIQAQVVNLLQQLQREMGLSLIFIAHDLAVVKHISDRVLVMYLGHAVELGTYDEVYHNPLHPYTKALMSAVPVPDPDLEKQKTIQLLEGELPSPINPPSGCVFRTRCPIAGPECAKTRPVLEGSFRHAVSCLKVDPL, from the coding sequence ATGAACGCCGTCACTGAAGATAGAAAAATTCTGCTCGAAATCGCCGACTTAAAAGTCCACTTTGATATTAAGGATGGCAAACAGTGGTTCTGGCAACCGGCCAAAACCCTGAAAGCCGTCGATGGCGTCACGCTGCGTTTGTATGAAGGGGAAACGCTGGGTGTGGTCGGGGAATCTGGCTGCGGGAAATCCACCTTTGCGCGTGCAATTATCGGCCTGGTGAAAGCCACTGACGGACGCGTGGCCTGGCTGGGGAAAGATTTGCTGGGCATGAAGCCCGACGAATGGCGCGACGTGCGTAGCGATATTCAGATGATTTTCCAGGATCCGCTAGCGTCACTCAACCCGCGCATGACCATTGGTGAAATCATTGCCGAGCCGCTGCGTACTTATCATCCGAAAATGCCGCGCCAGGAAGTGCGCGATCGGGTGAAAGCGATGATGATGAAAGTGGGGCTGTTGCCGAATCTGGTCAACCGTTATCCGCATGAATTCTCCGGCGGTCAGTGCCAGCGAATCGGTATTGCGCGCGCGTTGATCCTTGAACCGAAACTGATTATTTGCGATGAACCGGTTTCGGCGCTGGATGTGTCCATTCAGGCGCAGGTTGTGAATCTGTTGCAGCAGTTGCAGCGCGAAATGGGCCTGTCGTTAATCTTTATCGCCCATGATCTGGCGGTGGTGAAACACATTTCCGATCGCGTGCTGGTGATGTATCTGGGTCATGCGGTGGAACTCGGCACCTATGACGAGGTGTATCACAACCCGCTGCATCCTTATACCAAAGCGCTGATGTCGGCGGTGCCGGTGCCCGATCCGGATCTTGAAAAGCAGAAAACCATTCAGCTGCTGGAGGGGGAACTGCCGTCGCCAATTAACCCGCCGTCTGGCTGTGTCTTCCGCACCCGCTGCCCGATTGCCGGGCCGGAGTGTGCGAAAACCCGACCGGTGCTGGAGGGCAGCTTCCGGCACGCGGTTTCCTGCCTGAAGGTAGACCCGTTATAA
- a CDS encoding ion transporter, giving the protein MQTFRRRIYHALFDHNRRSARRFEALCGLFALLSVVVIFIESGVGTTYHLTYDEWHLFVWVEVFFTLVFTLEYFLRVFSWPQPARYVFSLWGFIDLATILPFYVIMLWPEIGIDYLFAWRAMRVIRVLRILKLLRMMPALNGIWGAIVKSRHQLILFYAFISIVMVVAGALMYGIEGPAHGFTTLSTSVYWAIVTVTTVGYGDITPHTAPGRAVASLLILIGYSVIAIPTGIITSQMSGEIAKRQLARICPDCHQSGHETAAKYCKACGGKLPEE; this is encoded by the coding sequence ATGCAAACATTTCGTCGACGGATATATCACGCGCTGTTCGACCATAACCGGCGCTCCGCCCGGCGCTTTGAAGCGCTGTGCGGGCTATTTGCCCTGTTAAGCGTGGTGGTGATTTTTATTGAATCAGGCGTCGGAACCACGTATCACCTGACGTACGATGAATGGCACCTTTTTGTGTGGGTAGAGGTTTTTTTCACGTTGGTGTTTACCCTCGAATATTTTTTGCGTGTATTCAGTTGGCCTCAGCCAGCGCGTTATGTTTTTAGCCTTTGGGGTTTTATCGATCTCGCCACTATTTTACCGTTTTACGTGATCATGCTGTGGCCGGAGATTGGCATTGATTATCTCTTCGCCTGGCGGGCGATGCGCGTTATTCGTGTGCTGCGTATTCTGAAATTATTACGCATGATGCCCGCTTTAAATGGCATCTGGGGTGCGATAGTTAAATCGCGGCATCAGCTTATTCTGTTCTACGCATTTATCTCGATTGTAATGGTGGTGGCCGGTGCATTAATGTACGGCATTGAAGGGCCCGCGCATGGGTTTACCACCTTAAGTACGTCGGTCTACTGGGCTATTGTGACGGTGACGACCGTAGGCTACGGTGATATCACGCCCCACACGGCACCTGGCCGGGCGGTCGCATCGCTGCTAATTTTGATTGGTTATTCCGTTATTGCGATACCGACCGGCATTATTACCTCACAAATGAGCGGTGAAATAGCCAAACGCCAGCTGGCAAGAATTTGCCCCGACTGCCATCAGAGCGGGCATGAAACGGCGGCGAAATATTGTAAAGCCTGCGGTGGGAAACTACCGGAAGAATAA
- a CDS encoding HI1450 family dsDNA-mimic protein, which yields MDMDLNNRLTEDETLEQAYDIFLELAVDNLDPADVILFNLQFEERGGAELFDPSEDWQEHVDFDLNPDFFAEVVIGLADTDGGEINDIFARVLLCREKDHKLCHILWRE from the coding sequence ATGGATATGGATTTAAACAATCGCCTGACCGAAGACGAAACGCTCGAACAGGCTTACGATATTTTTCTCGAACTGGCGGTTGATAACCTCGATCCCGCTGATGTCATTCTGTTCAACTTACAGTTTGAAGAGCGCGGCGGTGCAGAGTTATTCGACCCGTCAGAAGACTGGCAGGAACACGTTGATTTCGATTTGAACCCGGACTTCTTCGCTGAAGTGGTGATTGGCCTTGCCGATACCGACGGTGGCGAAATTAACGATATCTTTGCGCGCGTACTGCTGTGTCGCGAGAAAGACCACAAATTATGCCATATTCTTTGGCGCGAATAA
- the cls gene encoding cardiolipin synthase — MTTFYTVVSWLAILGYWLLIAGVTLRILMKRRAVPSAMAWLLVIYILPLVGIIAYLSVGELHLGKRRAERARAMWPSTAKWLNDLKACKHIFAEDNSPVASSLFKLCERRQGIAGMKGNQLQLLTSSDDVMQALIRDIQLARHNIEMVFYIWQPGGMADQVAESLMAAARRGVHCRLMLDSAGSVAFFRSPWAAMMRNSGIEVVEALKVNLMRVFLRRMDLRQHRKMIMIDNYIAYTGSMNMVDPRFFKQDSGVGQWVDLMARMEGPVATGMGIVYSCDWEIETGKRILPPPPDTNIMPFEEASGHTIHTIASGPGFPEDLIHQALLTATYAAREYLIMTTPYFVPSDDLLHAICTAAQRGVDVSIILPRKNDSVLVGWASRAFFTELLAAGVKIYQFEGGLLHTKSVLVDGELSLVGTVNLDMRSLWLNFEITLVIDDAGFGGDLAAVQDDYISRSRLLDARLWMKRPFWHRIAERLFYFFSPLL; from the coding sequence ATGACAACCTTTTACACCGTCGTGAGTTGGCTGGCTATTCTGGGGTACTGGTTGTTAATTGCGGGGGTAACGCTGCGTATTCTGATGAAACGCCGCGCGGTTCCTTCGGCAATGGCATGGTTGCTGGTTATCTACATTCTGCCGCTGGTCGGGATTATCGCTTATCTCTCGGTGGGCGAGCTGCATCTCGGCAAACGCCGGGCTGAGCGCGCACGCGCGATGTGGCCCTCCACAGCGAAATGGCTGAACGATCTCAAAGCTTGCAAACATATTTTTGCGGAGGACAACAGCCCGGTCGCCTCGTCTTTATTTAAGCTTTGCGAACGTCGCCAGGGCATTGCGGGCATGAAGGGAAACCAGCTTCAGTTGCTGACCAGTTCTGACGACGTGATGCAGGCGCTGATCCGCGATATCCAGCTGGCACGCCACAATATTGAGATGGTGTTTTACATCTGGCAGCCCGGCGGCATGGCCGATCAGGTTGCTGAGTCGCTGATGGCAGCGGCGCGACGCGGCGTTCACTGCCGATTGATGCTCGACTCGGCGGGCAGCGTCGCCTTCTTCCGCAGCCCATGGGCGGCAATGATGCGAAACTCCGGCATCGAGGTGGTTGAGGCGCTGAAAGTTAACCTGATGCGTGTCTTCCTTCGCCGTATGGATTTACGCCAGCACCGCAAGATGATCATGATCGACAACTATATTGCCTACACCGGCAGTATGAATATGGTCGATCCGCGCTTCTTTAAACAAGACTCCGGCGTGGGTCAGTGGGTTGATTTGATGGCGCGTATGGAAGGCCCGGTCGCCACCGGGATGGGTATCGTGTATTCCTGCGACTGGGAAATCGAGACGGGCAAACGCATTCTGCCACCGCCGCCCGATACCAACATTATGCCCTTTGAAGAAGCCAGCGGGCACACGATTCACACCATTGCCTCAGGCCCCGGTTTCCCGGAAGACTTGATCCACCAGGCGCTGCTCACCGCAACCTACGCGGCCCGCGAGTACCTGATTATGACCACCCCCTACTTCGTGCCGAGCGATGATCTGCTGCACGCTATCTGTACCGCTGCGCAGCGTGGTGTGGACGTCAGCATTATCCTGCCGCGCAAGAATGACTCCGTTCTGGTCGGCTGGGCCAGCCGGGCATTCTTTACCGAGTTGCTGGCGGCGGGTGTCAAAATCTATCAGTTTGAAGGCGGCCTGCTGCACACGAAAAGTGTGCTGGTCGATGGCGAATTAAGCCTGGTGGGTACCGTGAACCTGGATATGCGCAGCCTGTGGCTTAACTTCGAAATTACGCTGGTCATCGATGATGCCGGTTTCGGCGGCGATCTCGCGGCAGTGCAGGATGATTATATCTCCCGCTCCCGCCTGCTGGACGCCCGTTTATGGATGAAACGCCCGTTCTGGCACCGCATCGCCGAGCGACTGTTTTACTTCTTTAGCCCGTTGCTGTAA
- a CDS encoding YciY family protein has product MKRSRPEVGRWRMLRQASRRKARWLEAQSRRNMRIHSIRKCLVGRQRNCLLYAIYDL; this is encoded by the coding sequence ATGAAGCGTAGTAGACCGGAAGTGGGGCGCTGGCGGATGTTGCGTCAGGCGAGCCGCCGCAAAGCCCGTTGGCTGGAAGCGCAGTCGCGCCGTAATATGCGTATCCACTCCATCAGAAAGTGCCTGGTCGGGCGACAGCGTAATTGCTTGCTGTATGCCATTTACGATCTTTAA
- a CDS encoding YciI family protein: MLYVIYAEDYADTLEKRLSVRPAHLARLQLLHDEGRLLTAGPMPAVDSNDPGAAGFSGSTVIAEFESLEAAQSWAQDDPYVAAGVYERVTVRPYKKVF; encoded by the coding sequence GTGCTTTACGTCATTTACGCTGAAGATTACGCCGACACCCTTGAGAAACGTCTGTCTGTCCGCCCGGCTCACCTGGCCCGTTTACAACTGCTGCATGATGAAGGTCGCCTTCTGACGGCGGGCCCGATGCCTGCGGTTGATAGTAACGATCCCGGCGCTGCGGGTTTTAGCGGCTCAACGGTCATTGCTGAGTTCGAATCACTGGAAGCGGCGCAGTCCTGGGCACAGGACGACCCATATGTGGCGGCGGGCGTGTATGAACGCGTGACCGTGCGTCCGTACAAAAAAGTATTCTGA
- the tonB gene encoding TonB system transport protein TonB, with translation MTLDLPRRFPWPTLLSVGIHGAVVAGLLYTSVHQVIELPAPAQPISITMVAPSDLEPPQAVQPPQPVAEPEPEPEPEVVPEPPKEAPVVIEKPKPKPKPKPKPKPVKKVEERKPEVKPVETRPLSTTTNDAPPARAVANNQTGTSKPTITAPTGPKALNRSQPSYPTRALALRIEGKVRVKFDVTADGRVENVEILSAQPSNMFERDVKAAMRKWRYEAGKPGNGLIMNIEFRLKGVQMS, from the coding sequence ATGACCCTTGATTTACCTCGCCGCTTTCCGTGGCCAACATTGCTGTCCGTTGGTATTCACGGTGCCGTCGTGGCGGGCCTGCTTTACACCTCGGTACATCAGGTTATTGAACTGCCCGCACCCGCTCAGCCTATTTCCATTACGATGGTTGCGCCTTCCGACCTCGAGCCGCCTCAGGCCGTTCAGCCACCGCAACCCGTAGCCGAGCCTGAACCCGAGCCAGAACCGGAAGTGGTTCCCGAACCGCCAAAAGAAGCACCGGTGGTTATTGAAAAACCGAAACCTAAGCCGAAGCCAAAACCGAAACCTAAGCCGGTGAAAAAAGTGGAAGAGCGTAAGCCGGAAGTGAAGCCGGTAGAGACGCGTCCATTATCGACGACGACCAACGATGCGCCACCGGCGCGCGCTGTCGCCAATAACCAGACGGGCACCAGCAAGCCGACGATCACGGCACCGACGGGGCCGAAAGCGTTAAATCGTTCACAGCCGAGTTATCCGACGCGCGCACTGGCGCTGCGTATCGAAGGTAAAGTTCGCGTCAAGTTCGATGTGACAGCAGATGGTCGAGTGGAAAATGTTGAAATTCTCTCCGCGCAGCCGTCGAATATGTTCGAACGCGACGTGAAAGCGGCGATGCGCAAATGGCGCTACGAAGCCGGCAAGCCGGGTAACGGTTTGATCATGAATATTGAGTTCCGCCTTAAAGGCGTACAGATGAGCTAA
- a CDS encoding fructosamine kinase family protein, whose amino-acid sequence MWQAIGNLLSEQLGKGEIEQRDELPGGEIHAAWHIRYAGRDLFVKCDERELLPIFTAEADQLELLSRSKTVTVPKVFAVGSDRDYSFLVMEYLPPRPLDAHNAFLLGQQIARLHQWSDQPQFGLDFDNDLSTTPQPNAWQRRWSTFFAEQRIGWQLELAAEKGMEFGDIDAIVDHVQQRLSSHQPQPALLHGDLWSNNCALGPNGPYIFDPACYWGDRECDLAMLPLHPEQPPQIYDGYQSVSPLPADFLERQSVYQLYTLFNRAILFGGQHLVIAQKALDNVLAA is encoded by the coding sequence ATGTGGCAAGCGATCGGTAACCTGTTAAGTGAACAACTCGGCAAAGGTGAAATCGAGCAGCGCGACGAACTGCCAGGCGGTGAGATCCACGCCGCATGGCATATTCGCTACGCAGGTCGCGATCTCTTTGTGAAATGCGATGAACGTGAGCTGCTGCCCATCTTCACGGCGGAAGCTGATCAACTCGAACTCTTGTCCCGCAGTAAAACCGTGACGGTGCCGAAAGTTTTCGCCGTCGGTTCAGACCGCGATTACAGCTTCCTGGTGATGGAATATCTCCCTCCCCGTCCGCTGGACGCGCACAACGCTTTCCTACTTGGGCAACAAATTGCGCGTCTTCATCAGTGGAGCGATCAACCGCAGTTTGGCCTCGACTTTGATAACGATCTCTCCACCACGCCGCAGCCAAACGCCTGGCAGCGCCGCTGGTCCACCTTTTTTGCCGAGCAGCGTATTGGCTGGCAGCTGGAGCTGGCTGCGGAGAAAGGGATGGAATTTGGCGACATTGATGCCATTGTCGATCACGTTCAGCAACGCCTGAGCTCGCATCAGCCGCAGCCAGCGTTATTGCACGGCGATTTGTGGTCCAACAACTGCGCGCTCGGCCCAAACGGCCCTTATATCTTCGATCCTGCCTGCTACTGGGGTGACCGGGAATGCGACCTGGCGATGCTGCCGCTGCATCCGGAACAGCCGCCGCAAATTTACGATGGCTACCAGTCCGTTTCACCTTTGCCGGCTGATTTTCTTGAACGCCAGTCGGTCTATCAACTTTATACCTTGTTTAACCGGGCAATTCTGTTCGGAGGGCAGCATCTGGTGATTGCGCAGAAAGCGCTGGATAACGTGCTGGCAGCGTAA
- the ghoS gene encoding type V toxin-antitoxin system endoribonuclease antitoxin GhoS has product MSGDVARYVVTIKFQEETLTELNELNNHLTRAGFTLTLTDDEGKVHELGTNTFGLVSPQNSQEIKALVSGLADTAIGKSVDIDVITFEQWLKDQ; this is encoded by the coding sequence ATGAGCGGTGATGTCGCCCGTTACGTCGTGACGATTAAATTTCAGGAAGAGACGCTGACTGAGCTTAATGAACTCAATAACCATCTGACCCGCGCCGGATTTACTCTTACACTCACGGATGATGAAGGCAAAGTACACGAACTGGGCACCAACACATTTGGCCTGGTGAGCCCGCAAAATAGTCAGGAAATTAAGGCGTTAGTGAGTGGGCTTGCGGATACCGCTATCGGCAAATCCGTTGATATTGACGTAATCACATTCGAGCAGTGGCTGAAAGATCAATAA
- the pfkB gene encoding 6-phosphofructokinase II: MVKIYTLTFAPSLDSATQTPQIYPEGKLRCSSPVFEPGGGGINVARAITFLGGKATAIFPVGGATGEHLAALLTEEHVPVECVEAREWTRQNLHVHVNTSGEQYRFVMPGATLHEDEIRRLEEKVTQIEAGSLLVISGSLPPGVSLERFVALIKSAQQHGVRCVVDSSGDALAAALDIGHIELVKPNQKELSALVQRDLTQPNDVRKAAEEIIHSGKATRVVVSLGAQGALAVDANNCVQVVPPPIKSQSTVGAGDSMVGAMVLKLAENAGLEEMVRYGVAAGSAATINQGTRLCSHENTQQIFDYLSQNK, translated from the coding sequence ATGGTTAAGATTTATACGCTCACATTCGCCCCTTCGCTCGACAGCGCCACGCAGACGCCGCAAATTTATCCCGAAGGGAAACTACGCTGTAGCTCACCGGTTTTTGAACCTGGCGGAGGCGGAATTAACGTCGCCCGCGCGATTACGTTTTTAGGCGGAAAGGCGACGGCAATCTTTCCCGTAGGCGGCGCAACGGGTGAACACCTCGCCGCCCTGCTCACCGAAGAACATGTCCCGGTAGAATGTGTTGAGGCGCGGGAATGGACACGCCAGAATCTCCACGTCCACGTCAACACCAGCGGCGAACAATATCGCTTCGTGATGCCCGGCGCTACGCTACATGAGGACGAAATTCGTAGGCTCGAAGAGAAAGTCACCCAAATTGAAGCTGGTTCACTGCTGGTGATAAGCGGCAGCCTTCCCCCCGGCGTCAGCCTTGAACGCTTTGTCGCGCTGATTAAGTCGGCACAACAGCATGGCGTACGCTGCGTTGTGGATAGCTCCGGCGATGCGCTGGCCGCCGCGCTGGATATCGGCCACATTGAGTTAGTCAAACCGAATCAGAAAGAGCTCAGCGCATTAGTGCAACGCGATTTAACTCAGCCAAATGATGTGCGCAAAGCAGCTGAAGAGATCATTCACAGTGGAAAAGCCACACGGGTGGTCGTCTCCCTCGGCGCTCAGGGCGCGCTTGCCGTGGATGCGAATAACTGCGTTCAGGTTGTGCCGCCGCCGATTAAGAGCCAGAGCACCGTTGGCGCTGGTGACAGCATGGTTGGCGCGATGGTGTTGAAACTGGCGGAAAATGCCGGGCTTGAGGAGATGGTGCGTTACGGCGTTGCCGCCGGGAGCGCGGCCACGATTAATCAGGGCACTCGTCTCTGCTCTCACGAAAACACGCAGCAAATCTTCGATTATTTGTCGCAGAATAAATAA
- a CDS encoding DUF481 domain-containing protein — MKLLKTVPAAVMLLGGVFASMYAAADDSVFTVMDDPSSAKKPFEGTVNAGYLAQSGNTKSSSLTADSTLTWYGNTTAWSLWGNASNTSSNDERSSEKYAVGGRSRYNMTDADYLFGQASWLTDRYNGYRERDVFTAGYGRQFLNGPVHSFRFEFGPGVRYDKYTNDETETQALGYASGTYAWQMTDTAKFTQGVSVFGSDDTTVNSESALNVAINEHFGLKVAYNVTWNSEPPATAPEHTDRRTTLSLGYKM, encoded by the coding sequence ATGAAGCTTTTGAAGACAGTACCTGCGGCTGTGATGCTGCTGGGTGGCGTGTTTGCGTCAATGTATGCAGCTGCCGATGATTCCGTTTTTACTGTCATGGATGACCCTTCCTCCGCGAAGAAGCCTTTTGAAGGCACTGTTAATGCGGGCTATCTGGCCCAGTCGGGTAACACCAAGAGTTCCTCACTGACCGCTGACTCCACCTTAACCTGGTATGGTAATACGACTGCCTGGTCTCTGTGGGGGAACGCCAGTAATACCTCTTCTAACGATGAGCGATCTTCTGAAAAATATGCGGTAGGTGGACGTAGCCGTTATAACATGACGGATGCAGACTATTTATTCGGCCAGGCCAGCTGGTTGACCGACCGTTACAACGGTTACCGCGAGCGCGACGTGTTCACCGCCGGTTATGGTCGTCAGTTCCTCAATGGCCCGGTGCACAGTTTCCGTTTTGAATTTGGTCCTGGTGTTCGTTATGACAAGTACACCAATGACGAAACAGAAACCCAGGCTTTGGGTTATGCTTCAGGCACTTATGCCTGGCAGATGACCGATACGGCGAAATTCACGCAGGGTGTTTCTGTGTTTGGTTCCGACGACACCACGGTAAACTCCGAAAGCGCCCTGAACGTCGCAATCAACGAGCACTTTGGTCTCAAGGTTGCCTACAACGTCACCTGGAACTCAGAGCCGCCAGCGACGGCTCCGGAACATACAGATCGTCGCACCACGCTTTCTCTCGGTTATAAAATGTAA
- the thrS gene encoding threonine--tRNA ligase, with the protein MPVITLPDGSQRHYDHAVSPMDVALDIGPGLAKATIAGRVNGELVDASDVIENDVTLSLITAKDEEGLEIIRHSCAHLLGHAIKQLWPNTKMAIGPVIDNGFYYDVDLDHTLTQEDIDALEKRMHELAEKNYDVIKKKVSWHEARETFVKRGEIYKVSILDENIAHDDKPGLYHHEEYVDMCRGPHVPNMRFCHHFKLMKTAGAYWRGDSDNKMLQRIYGTAWADKKALNAYLQRLEEAAKRDHRKIGKQLDLYHMQEEAPGMVFWHNDGWTIFRELEVFVRSKLKEYQYQEVKGPFMMDRVLWEKTGHWDNYKDAMFTTSSENREYCIKPMNCPGHVQIFNQGLKSYRDLPLRMAEFGSCHRNEPSGALHGLMRVRGFTQDDAHIFCTEEQIRDEVNACIRMVYDMYSTFGFEKIVVKLSTRPDKRIGSDEMWDRAEADLAVALEENNIPFEYQLGEGAFYGPKIEFTLYDCLDRAWQCGTVQLDFSLPSRLSASYVGEDNERKVPVMIHRAILGSMERFIGILTEEFAGFFPTWLAPVQVVVMNITDSQAEYVNELTRKLQNAGIRVKADLRNEKIGFKIREHTLRRVPYMLVCGDKEVEAGKVAVRTRRGKDLGSLDVNEVIEKLQQEIRSRSLQQLEE; encoded by the coding sequence ATGCCTGTAATTACTCTTCCTGATGGCAGCCAACGCCATTACGACCACGCAGTAAGCCCAATGGATGTGGCTCTGGATATCGGTCCAGGGCTGGCAAAAGCCACTATCGCCGGTCGCGTTAATGGTGAACTGGTCGATGCGTCTGATGTGATTGAAAACGATGTAACCCTTTCTTTGATTACCGCGAAAGATGAAGAAGGGCTGGAGATCATTCGTCACTCCTGCGCACACCTGCTCGGTCATGCTATTAAGCAGCTCTGGCCGAACACAAAAATGGCAATCGGTCCGGTTATCGACAACGGCTTCTACTATGACGTTGATCTTGACCATACCCTGACCCAGGAAGACATCGACGCGCTCGAGAAACGTATGCACGAGCTCGCCGAGAAAAACTACGATGTCATCAAGAAGAAAGTCAGCTGGCATGAAGCCCGCGAGACCTTCGTAAAACGGGGTGAAATCTACAAAGTTTCCATCCTTGATGAAAACATCGCGCATGATGATAAGCCTGGCTTGTATCATCACGAAGAATACGTCGACATGTGCCGCGGTCCGCACGTGCCGAACATGCGTTTCTGCCATCACTTCAAACTGATGAAAACCGCAGGCGCGTACTGGCGTGGCGACAGCGACAATAAAATGTTGCAGCGTATCTACGGTACCGCGTGGGCAGATAAAAAAGCGCTGAATGCGTATCTGCAACGTCTGGAAGAAGCGGCGAAACGCGATCACCGTAAAATCGGTAAGCAGCTCGACCTGTATCATATGCAGGAAGAAGCGCCGGGTATGGTCTTCTGGCACAACGACGGCTGGACTATCTTCCGTGAACTGGAAGTGTTCGTTCGTTCGAAACTGAAAGAGTACCAGTACCAGGAAGTAAAAGGTCCGTTCATGATGGACCGCGTGCTGTGGGAAAAAACCGGCCACTGGGATAACTACAAAGACGCAATGTTCACCACCTCTTCTGAGAACCGTGAATACTGCATCAAACCAATGAACTGCCCAGGCCACGTTCAGATCTTCAACCAGGGTCTGAAATCCTACCGCGATCTGCCGCTGCGTATGGCGGAATTCGGTAGCTGCCACCGTAACGAGCCGTCAGGCGCGCTGCACGGCCTGATGCGTGTACGTGGGTTCACTCAGGATGACGCGCATATCTTCTGTACTGAAGAGCAAATCCGCGATGAAGTGAACGCCTGTATTCGTATGGTCTACGATATGTACAGCACCTTTGGCTTCGAGAAAATCGTCGTCAAACTCTCCACTCGCCCGGATAAACGTATCGGTAGCGACGAGATGTGGGATCGTGCTGAGGCGGACTTAGCGGTTGCGCTGGAAGAAAACAACATCCCGTTTGAGTATCAACTGGGTGAAGGCGCATTCTACGGTCCGAAAATTGAATTTACCCTGTATGACTGCCTCGATCGTGCATGGCAGTGCGGTACTGTACAGCTGGACTTCTCCTTGCCGTCTCGTCTGAGCGCTTCTTATGTAGGCGAAGACAACGAGCGTAAGGTTCCGGTAATGATTCACCGCGCAATTCTGGGGTCGATGGAACGCTTTATCGGCATCCTGACCGAAGAATTCGCCGGCTTCTTCCCAACCTGGCTCGCCCCGGTGCAGGTCGTCGTCATGAATATTACTGATTCTCAGGCTGAATATGTTAACGAATTGACCCGTAAACTACAAAATGCAGGCATTCGTGTAAAAGCAGACTTGAGAAATGAGAAGATTGGCTTTAAAATCCGCGAGCACACTTTACGTCGTGTCCCTTATATGTTGGTCTGTGGTGATAAAGAGGTGGAAGCAGGCAAAGTGGCCGTTCGCACCCGCCGCGGTAAAGACCTGGGCAGCCTGGACGTAAATGAAGTGATCGAGAAGCTGCAACAAGAGATTCGCAGCCGCAGTCTTCAACAACTGGAGGAATAA
- the infC gene encoding translation initiation factor IF-3, translating to MKGGKRVQTARPNRINGEIRAQEVRLTGLEGEALGIVSLREAIEKAEEAGVDLVEISPNAEPPVCRIMDYGKFLYEKSKSSKEQKKKQKVIQVKEIKFRPGTDDGDYQVKLRSLIRFLEDGDKAKITLRFRGREMAHQQIGMEVLTRVRDDLSELAVVESFPTKIEGRQMIMVLAPKKKQ from the coding sequence ATTAAAGGCGGAAAACGAGTTCAAACGGCACGTCCGAATCGTATCAATGGCGAGATTCGCGCCCAGGAAGTTCGCTTAACAGGTCTGGAAGGCGAAGCGCTGGGAATTGTGAGTCTGAGAGAAGCGATCGAAAAAGCTGAAGAAGCTGGAGTAGATTTAGTTGAAATCAGCCCTAACGCCGAACCGCCAGTTTGTCGTATTATGGACTACGGCAAGTTCCTTTATGAAAAGAGTAAGTCTTCTAAGGAACAGAAGAAAAAGCAAAAAGTTATCCAGGTTAAGGAAATTAAATTCCGTCCTGGTACCGACGATGGCGATTATCAGGTAAAACTCCGCAGCCTGATTCGCTTTCTGGAAGATGGCGATAAGGCCAAGATCACGCTGCGTTTCCGCGGTCGTGAGATGGCCCACCAACAGATTGGTATGGAAGTGCTGACGCGCGTTCGTGACGATCTGAGTGAACTGGCAGTAGTCGAATCCTTCCCAACGAAGATCGAAGGCCGCCAGATGATCATGGTGCTCGCTCCTAAGAAGAAACAGTAA
- the rpmI gene encoding 50S ribosomal protein L35: MPKIKTVRGAAKRFKKTGKGGFKHKHANLRHILTKKATKRKRHLRPKAMVSKGDLGLVIACLPYA, from the coding sequence ATGCCAAAAATTAAGACCGTACGCGGTGCTGCTAAGCGCTTCAAAAAAACCGGTAAAGGTGGTTTTAAGCACAAGCACGCTAACCTGCGTCACATTCTGACCAAAAAAGCGACCAAACGTAAACGTCACCTGCGTCCGAAAGCCATGGTTTCCAAAGGCGATCTGGGCCTGGTAATCGCGTGCCTGCCGTACGCATAA